The following coding sequences are from one Pocillopora verrucosa isolate sample1 chromosome 5, ASM3666991v2, whole genome shotgun sequence window:
- the LOC136281244 gene encoding uncharacterized protein, with protein MASVETIPASGDISPRLQKLLREVSYELSPIEQRHAVSSIKTNFRGKFEDQGEQDLYSCLQLFVKQGLVSEDNLTLLEGFLCPKASKKESLQEKIQQFKENRRQEVSSGKGESGLTGRERDLEKVMAMLTTGSSRVVNLRGISGVGKKTLAKEIFSKWPWRKFKADLREITEMEDVHFRVLSALAPDQTIISFKASPVVQLMQQLRQAEQHSDIFMARNP; from the coding sequence ATGGCGTCCGTCGAGACAATCCCCGCTTCTGGAGACATTTCTCCTCGTCTCCAAAAGCTTCTTCGGGAAGTGTCCTATGAACTCAGCCCCATAGAACAAAGGCATGCCGTATCGTCCATAAAAACTAATTTTAGGGGCAAGTTTGAGGATCAAGGAGAACAAGATTTGTACTCATGCCTCCAGTTATTCGTTAAGCAGGGTCTTGTATCGGAGGACAATCTGACTTTGTTGGAGGGGTTTCTATGCCCGAAAGCATCCAAGAAAGAGTCGCtacaggaaaaaattcaacaatttaaGGAAAACCGCCGGCAAGAAGTCAGTTCTGGAAAGGGAGAATCAGGTTTGACCGGCAGGGAACGTGACCTGGAGAAAGTTATGGCAATGTTGACAACGGGAAGTTCGCGTGTTGTCAATTTGCGTGGAATTAGTGGAGTAGGCAAGAAGACATTggcaaaggaaattttttcaaagtggCCATGGAGGAAATTCAAGGCTGATTTAAGAGAAATCACAGAGATGGAAGACGTTCATTTTCGTGTTTTAAGCGCTTTAGCACCAGACCAAACGATCATAAGCTTCAAAGCAAGTCCAGTGGTTCAATTAATGCAACAGTTAAGGCAAGCAGAACAACACAGTGACATATTCATGGCCAGAAATCCGTGA